The Gemmatimonadaceae bacterium genome includes the window ACCAGAACTTTTGAGAACACGGACTAAAGCGGGATATTCCCGTGTTTCTTCGGCGGGTTTTTGTCGCGCTTGCGCTGAAGCGTCGACAGCGCTTCGATCAGCCGCGGCCTCGTGTCGCGCGGATCGATGATGTCGTCCAGATAGCCTCTGCCGGCGGCGATGTAAGGATGCGCGAACTTGTCGCGGTATTCCTGAATCTTCTCGTCTGTCGCTTTTGCGGGATCATCGCTGGCGGTGATGTCCTTCCGGAAAAGAATCTCCACCGCGCCTTTCGGTCCCATCACCGCAATCTCGGCCGTCGGCCAGGCGACGTTGAAGTCGCCGCGGATGTGCTTCGAGCTCATGACGTCGTACGCTCCACCGTACGCCTTCCGCGTGATGACGGTGAGCTTCGGCACAGTCGCCTCGCAGTAGGCAAAGAGCAGCTTCGCTCCGTGCTTGATGATTCCGCCGTGCTCCTGCGCAATGCCCGGCAGAAATCCGGGGACATCCTCGAACGTCACAACTGGAATGTTGAACGCGTCGCAAAACCGTATGAACCGTGCCGCCTTGAGTGACGCGGCGATGTCGAGGACACCCGCAAGCACAGCCGGCTGATTCGCGACGATGCCGACGCTGAACGCGCCCAGGTGGGCGAAGGCGCAGATGATGTTGCCGGCATATTCGGGCTGGATCTCGTAGAATTCGCCGTCGTCCACGACGCGCTTGAGCACGTCGTGCATGTCATAGGGTTTGTTGGGGTTATCCGGTACGACCTCGAGTAAAGCTTCATCTCTTCGATCGGCTGGATCGGACCCCGTGCCCCGGGGCGGATCGTCGAGGTTGTTCGACGGAATGAATCGAAAAAGATCACGGATCGCCTGGAGGCACTCGGGCTCGGAATCGTGCGCGACGTGCGCGACGCCCGAGATTGCCGAGTGCGTGTTGGCACCGCCGAGCTGTTCCATGGTCACGTCTTCGTGTGTCACCGTCTTCACGACGTTTGGGCCGGTCACGAACATGTACGAGCTGCCGCGCACCATGTACGTGAAGTCCGTTATCGCCGGAGAGTACACTGCCCCGCCGGCGCAAGGGCCGAGTATTGCGGATATCTGCGGAATTACGCCGGAGGCCAGGGTGTTGCGGAGGAAGATGTCGGCGTAGCCCCCGAGCGAAACGACCCCTTCCTGTATCCGTGCGCCGCCGGAATCGTTGAGGCCGATAACGGGCGCGCCGTTCCGCATCGCAAGGTCCATGATTTTGCAGATTTTTTCAGCGAACGCCTCGGAGAGCGATCCACCGAACACGGTGAAGTCCTGCGAGAAGACGTAGACGATGCGGCCGTCGATGCGTCCGTGGCCAGTGACTACGCCGTCCCCGTAGTAGCGTTGCTTCTCGAGCCCGAAGTCGTGCGAGCGGTGGACGACGAAGCGGTCGAGCTCGACGAATGAGCCTTCGTCGAGGAGAAGATCCAGCCTCTCGCGAGCGGAGAGCTTTCCCTTCTCGTGTTGAGCTTTGAGGCGTGCCTCGCCGCCGCCTTGCTCCGATTCTGCTCGCCGGCGCTCGAGGAGGGAGAGCTTGTCCCGCATTGTCATAGGCGGGAGAAGCTAACGTTAGATGGTTGAGGCATCTACCCTGACGCGACTCCTGCTTCTGACTGTTCGAGGAAGAATCGGATTCACGCCGCGAGTTTATGGTGATGCGATCGGAGGCGTTGGCGTGACTCTTCCGGCTTATGTCGCATCCGCCGGTCCTTACGATCCCTGCGGCCCACCTCGGACGCGGAGTCGAGCCGGAAAGAAGGTACCGTCTGCTCGAACGCGTGCGGCATCGCTTGAGAACGCTACGGTACAGCCTACGAACCGAGCGAGCGTACCTCGATTGGATTCGCCGCTTCATTCTCTATCACGGGCGGCGGCACCCAAGCGGGATGGGTGAGCGCGAGATCGCGACCTTCCTGACGCATCTCGCAGTCGAGAAGCACGTGAGCGCCTCGACCCAGAACCAGGCATTGCACGCAATCCTCTTCATGTATCGCCACGTCCTTGCGCAGACGGTCGGATTCGTATCTGACATAGCGCCGGCGAAGCGGGGGCGCCGTCTTCCTATAGTATTGTCGTCCGGTGAAGTTCGCGCGATCCTCTCGCGTCTGCGCGGTGTGCACCGGTTATGTGCCACCCTGATGTACGGGAGTGGCCTGCGAGTGTCGGAGTGCATTGCGCTCCGGGTGAAGGACATCGACTTCGATCGCAACGAAATCACCGTTCGCGCGGGCAAGGGCGACAAGGATCGCCGCGTGCCCTTGCCTCGAACCGCTATCCCGGCTCTGAGCGTGCATCTCGAGCGCGTGAAGGCTCAGTTTCAGCGCGATCTGCGCTGCGGTATGCAGGGTGCGGCATTGCCCGGCGCATTGGGACGAAAGCTCCCGCACGCAAACCGCGAGTGGAGCTGGCAGTACGTCTTTCCCGCCGTTCGGACCTACACCGAGGGCGAGAC containing:
- a CDS encoding integron integrase; protein product: MPAAHLGRGVEPERRYRLLERVRHRLRTLRYSLRTERAYLDWIRRFILYHGRRHPSGMGEREIATFLTHLAVEKHVSASTQNQALHAILFMYRHVLAQTVGFVSDIAPAKRGRRLPIVLSSGEVRAILSRLRGVHRLCATLMYGSGLRVSECIALRVKDIDFDRNEITVRAGKGDKDRRVPLPRTAIPALSVHLERVKAQFQRDLRCGMQGAALPGALGRKLPHANREWSWQYVFPAVRTYTEGETGIRRRHHIHDTAIQRAFTAGVRASGIAKRATCHSLRHSFATHLLESGADIRTIQELLGHSDVRTTMIYTHVLNKGGMGVTSPADRL
- a CDS encoding acyl-CoA carboxylase subunit beta, coding for MTMRDKLSLLERRRAESEQGGGEARLKAQHEKGKLSARERLDLLLDEGSFVELDRFVVHRSHDFGLEKQRYYGDGVVTGHGRIDGRIVYVFSQDFTVFGGSLSEAFAEKICKIMDLAMRNGAPVIGLNDSGGARIQEGVVSLGGYADIFLRNTLASGVIPQISAILGPCAGGAVYSPAITDFTYMVRGSSYMFVTGPNVVKTVTHEDVTMEQLGGANTHSAISGVAHVAHDSEPECLQAIRDLFRFIPSNNLDDPPRGTGSDPADRRDEALLEVVPDNPNKPYDMHDVLKRVVDDGEFYEIQPEYAGNIICAFAHLGAFSVGIVANQPAVLAGVLDIAASLKAARFIRFCDAFNIPVVTFEDVPGFLPGIAQEHGGIIKHGAKLLFAYCEATVPKLTVITRKAYGGAYDVMSSKHIRGDFNVAWPTAEIAVMGPKGAVEILFRKDITASDDPAKATDEKIQEYRDKFAHPYIAAGRGYLDDIIDPRDTRPRLIEALSTLQRKRDKNPPKKHGNIPL